Proteins encoded by one window of Osmerus eperlanus unplaced genomic scaffold, fOsmEpe2.1 SCAFFOLD_169, whole genome shotgun sequence:
- the aqp10a gene encoding aquaporin-10a: MMKELQELANPAGLGDKVKGGPSPPGPPGPLPRRGLRVTNPLLRECLGELLGTFILLMFGCSAAAQVKTSRETKGQFLSVNMAFSVGVMSAMYLCKGISGAHLNPAVSLSFCVLGRVRWNRLLPYILCQLLGAYLASGIVFLVYYDAIMEFSGGVLTVYGPNETASIFATYPSETLSLGNSFLDQVVGTAMLMLCILPLGEQRNTPAPPDLIPPIVAVIVLGIAMSMSANCGGAINPARDLGPRLFTLSAGWGTEVFTCYNYWFWVPLVAPLLGGLVGTLFYLIFIDWHLPDPDPDSPGPPAPRPPGPPAPYETWKESPYPGRYRMDLR, translated from the exons ATGATGAAGGAGCTGCAGGAGTTAGCAAACCCAGCAGGACTGGGGGACAAGGTGAAGGGgggccccagcccccctggcccccctggccccctccctcgcAGGGGCCTGAGAGTGACTAACCCTCTGCTCCGGGAGTGTCTCGGAGAACTGCTGGGAACTTTCATCCTGCTA ATGTTTGGCTGTTCTGCTGCGGCTCAGGTGAAGACCAGCAGAGAGACTAAAGGACAGTTCCTCTCGGTCAACATGGCTTTCTCTGTGGGAGTGATGTCTGCTATGTACCTCTGTAAGGGGATCTCAG GAGCCCATCTGAACCCTGCAGTGTCTCTTAGTTTCTGTGTGCTGGGCAGGGTGCGCTGGAACAGGCTGCTGCCCTACATCCTCTGCCAACTGTTGGGTGCCTACCTGGCATCAGGAATAGTCTTCCTGGTCTACTACG ATGCTATCATGGAGTTTAGTGGGGGGGTGTTGACTGTGTATGGCCCAAATGAGACAGCGTCTATATTCGCTACATATCCCTCAGAGACCCTATCACTGGGCAACAGCTTCCTGGatcag GTGGTGGGCACAGCCATGCTGATGCTTTGCATACTCCCATTGGGCGAACAAAGGAATACTCCCGCCCCCCCAGATCTGATTCCACCTATCGTGGCGGTGATTGTCTTGGGGATTGCCATGTCCATGTCGGCCAATTGTGGCGGAGCAATCAACCCTGCCCGAGACCTGGGCCCACGCCTCTTTACGCTGTCTGCAGGCTGGGGCACAGAGGTGTTCAC gtgcTACAACTACTGGTTTTGGGTGCCTCTGGTGGCCCCCTTGCTTGGGGGCTTGGTGGGCACCCTGTTCTACCTGATCTTCATAGACTGGCACCTGCCCGACCCTGACCCCGACAGCCCTGGACCCCCGGCCCCgcggccccctggccccccggccccctacGAGACCTGGAAGGAGTCCCCTTATCCAGGGAGGTACAGGATGGACCTGAGAG